In a single window of the Desulfobulbaceae bacterium genome:
- a CDS encoding response regulator — MVKIMLVDDETSFSATLGERLQLRGFDVCLAETGEQAISMMAHEAPQVVMMDLSLPDMSGLEVMEKMKKIDSALEVIVLSGHGAEYRHEALARGAFNYVMKPFKLVYLVELISRAIEHRTALKGV; from the coding sequence TGACGACGAGACGAGTTTTTCCGCAACACTTGGTGAACGTCTGCAACTGCGTGGTTTTGATGTTTGCCTGGCGGAGACGGGTGAACAGGCTATTTCAATGATGGCTCATGAGGCCCCGCAGGTTGTTATGATGGACTTGAGCCTGCCAGATATGTCTGGACTTGAGGTTATGGAAAAAATGAAAAAGATCGATTCCGCTTTGGAGGTAATTGTTTTATCCGGGCATGGCGCGGAGTATCGGCATGAAGCCTTGGCGAGAGGGGCTTTTAACTATGTCATGAAGCCGTTCAAGCTTGTTTATCTCGTCGAGCTTATCAGCAGGGCAATAGAGCATCGCACAGCACTGAAAGGAGTGTAA
- a CDS encoding response regulator — translation MENIEILLVDDEKDFISTLSERLSLRGYEVSTAFDGEEALQFLGVNKVDIIVLDLKMPGMDGMEVLRKIREDDQKVRVIIQTGHGTDKEEDEIGQLGVSAFLRKPVDIEVLIGSLQDAAESLQNDVEEDRRNSDGNT, via the coding sequence GTGGAGAATATAGAGATTTTATTGGTTGACGATGAAAAGGATTTCATCTCAACATTGTCTGAGCGCCTATCTTTGCGGGGGTACGAGGTTAGCACGGCATTTGATGGGGAGGAAGCGTTACAGTTTCTTGGAGTAAATAAGGTCGATATAATTGTTTTGGATCTGAAAATGCCGGGCATGGACGGTATGGAAGTGTTGAGAAAAATCAGGGAAGACGATCAAAAGGTCAGGGTCATAATTCAGACCGGCCACGGTACCGACAAGGAGGAAGATGAGATTGGTCAGCTTGGGGTGTCAGCGTTCTTGCGGAAACCAGTTGATATTGAAGTGTTGATCGGCTCTTTGCAGGATGCAGCTGAATCTCTACAGAATGATGTGGAAGAAGACAGGAGGAACTCAGATGGCAATACTTGA
- a CDS encoding response regulator, with amino-acid sequence MAILDADTSILLVDDEKDFVEVLSQRLEVKGFHVEAVYSGQDALDLLSHKSYDAIVMDLSMPGMDGMEALKVIRERRPNMQIIILTGHGTLESGIEAMKRGASDFIEKPVDFDVLVNKIIVAQNKRRELIEKKHTSELMKIMTSKGW; translated from the coding sequence ATGGCAATACTTGATGCTGATACCAGTATTTTATTGGTTGATGATGAGAAGGATTTTGTTGAAGTACTCTCTCAGCGTCTTGAGGTAAAAGGTTTTCATGTTGAAGCTGTCTATTCAGGTCAGGATGCCTTGGATTTGCTTTCCCACAAATCGTATGACGCGATTGTTATGGATTTATCGATGCCAGGCATGGACGGTATGGAGGCACTGAAGGTGATACGAGAGAGACGCCCCAATATGCAGATCATCATCCTTACCGGTCATGGGACCCTTGAAAGCGGCATAGAAGCTATGAAACGGGGTGCTTCAGACTTTATCGAAAAGCCGGTTGATTTTGATGTGCTGGTTAATAAAATTATTGTGGCACAAAATAAACGGCGGGAACTTATAGAGAAAAAGCATACAAGTGAACTGATGAAAATAATGACCTCAAAAGGCTGGTAA
- a CDS encoding response regulator, whose amino-acid sequence MAIISIFNGAHTKAEDVIAALKSKTGFSVIDDTKIIEKVALNSPLTKEQLQRAVFGKPSVFNRFTREKERVVALLKSVVAEQLISCDKCIFSGYLGQLIPKEVTHALRVLIIADSDFRQKNAAEKEQMTPDTVGKILLKSDECAFRWTQYLYGKDAWDASLYDIVVPMEKTDIDQTVELILENLEKEALKRTTTSQTAAEDFAVRAEVEKALINAGHDVDVNVSQGNVVLTINRQVLLLSKLEDDLKSLVIGYPGVESVTTKVGDKYHRADIYRQVDFEMPSKVLLVDDESEFVQVLSERLQARELGSHIVYDGQEALDIINDEQPEVMVLDLKMPGVDGMEVLRQTKAKNPETEVIILTGQGSESDKKMCMELGAFAYLEKPVDIELMAKTMKEAYGKTRKK is encoded by the coding sequence ATGGCTATAATCTCAATTTTTAACGGGGCCCACACCAAGGCAGAAGATGTTATTGCTGCTCTCAAATCAAAAACGGGGTTTTCGGTAATTGACGATACTAAAATTATTGAAAAAGTGGCTTTAAACAGTCCGTTAACTAAGGAGCAGCTTCAGAGAGCAGTTTTTGGAAAACCTTCGGTCTTTAATAGGTTTACCAGAGAAAAAGAGAGAGTGGTTGCTTTACTAAAAAGTGTTGTCGCAGAACAGCTTATCAGTTGTGATAAATGTATATTTTCAGGCTACCTTGGCCAGCTTATTCCAAAAGAAGTTACGCATGCCTTGCGAGTTTTAATTATTGCCGACAGTGATTTTCGCCAAAAAAATGCCGCAGAGAAAGAACAGATGACCCCGGATACTGTCGGTAAAATTCTCCTGAAAAGTGATGAGTGTGCATTTCGCTGGACTCAATATCTTTACGGTAAAGATGCCTGGGATGCGTCTCTTTACGATATTGTGGTTCCCATGGAGAAAACCGATATCGACCAGACTGTCGAGTTGATTTTAGAAAATCTTGAAAAAGAAGCTCTGAAACGAACAACCACCTCTCAAACGGCTGCTGAGGACTTTGCGGTGCGGGCAGAAGTTGAAAAAGCCTTAATCAATGCTGGTCACGATGTGGATGTTAACGTGAGCCAGGGAAATGTTGTCCTTACGATTAACAGGCAGGTGTTATTACTGTCCAAACTTGAGGATGACTTAAAGTCTCTGGTGATTGGGTACCCTGGTGTGGAAAGTGTGACGACAAAGGTCGGTGATAAATATCACCGTGCTGATATTTATCGTCAGGTTGATTTTGAAATGCCTTCAAAAGTGTTACTGGTTGATGATGAGAGTGAATTTGTTCAGGTCCTTTCTGAACGATTACAAGCCAGGGAGTTGGGTTCCCACATTGTCTACGATGGGCAAGAGGCTTTAGATATTATCAACGATGAACAACCTGAGGTAATGGTCCTCGATTTAAAAATGCCGGGAGTTGATGGTATGGAAGTTCTTAGGCAAACGAAAGCAAAAAATCCAGAAACAGAAGTGATAATCCTTACTGGACAAGGATCAGAATCTGACAAAAAGATGTGTATGGAACTTGGCGCATTTGCTTACCTGGAAAAACCAGTTGATATTGAGTTAATGGCCAAAACCATGAAAGAGGCGTATGGCAAGACGAGAAAAAAGTAG
- a CDS encoding universal stress protein → MDEYKTKMMGEISSILLSTDGTDFSDGAVQEAMFFAQACGAQLKILYVIKIDQDQEHGARALAVVETEKIAPYLDSLREMASSMEIDYEIILKESFQIEKTIVDEAVAQKSDVIIMGRRGKKGLLTKLFVGSVTAKVIGFAPPKVLVVPKEVTISGQSLLIALDGSPHSEAAASEAISMCSQCPAISKVVALSVAESDAQLSEAETLVNDFKKNLLAKKDSVQVVTITETGTPDAAIIDQAKAHNVDLVVMGGYGRTGVKKLLMGSVTEKVVDSAHCGILVVNIQE, encoded by the coding sequence ATGGACGAATATAAAACAAAAATGATGGGTGAGATATCATCTATTTTACTGTCAACTGACGGTACTGATTTCAGCGATGGCGCCGTGCAGGAAGCCATGTTCTTTGCTCAGGCCTGTGGGGCACAATTAAAAATTCTGTATGTCATTAAGATCGATCAAGATCAAGAACACGGAGCTCGTGCTCTGGCCGTCGTGGAAACAGAAAAAATCGCACCATATCTTGACAGCTTACGAGAAATGGCCTCATCCATGGAAATTGATTACGAAATTATTCTTAAAGAATCCTTTCAAATTGAAAAAACCATTGTTGATGAAGCGGTTGCCCAGAAAAGCGATGTCATTATTATGGGACGCCGTGGCAAAAAAGGACTGCTTACCAAGTTGTTTGTCGGCAGTGTAACCGCAAAAGTAATTGGCTTCGCACCACCTAAAGTGCTTGTTGTGCCGAAGGAGGTCACCATTTCAGGCCAGAGCCTCCTCATTGCGCTGGATGGCTCCCCACACTCTGAGGCAGCAGCCAGTGAAGCCATCAGCATGTGCTCTCAGTGCCCAGCTATTAGCAAAGTCGTGGCTCTTTCTGTTGCTGAGTCCGATGCCCAACTCAGCGAAGCAGAAACCCTTGTTAACGATTTCAAAAAGAACCTATTGGCAAAAAAAGATTCTGTCCAGGTAGTGACTATTACTGAAACTGGAACACCAGACGCAGCAATTATCGACCAGGCCAAAGCCCATAATGTAGATCTCGTTGTCATGGGCGGTTATGGCCGAACTGGTGTCAAAAAACTGCTTATGGGGAGTGTTACCGAAAAGGTTGTTGATTCGGCGCATTGTGGTATTCTTGTTGTCAATATTCAGGAATAA
- a CDS encoding SulP family inorganic anion transporter, with product MIFKFFPFLLWFKDYGVGKFKTDFLAGLTVALVLIPQSMAYAQLAGLPAYYGLYAAFLPPMIASLFGSSRQLATGPVAVVSLMSAASLEPLATAGSPEFIAYSIVLALVVGIFQFSLGVLRLGLVVNFLSHPVVNGFTNAAAIIIASSQFSKFFGVYVDKAPHHYETMVRVAQAAMDYTHIPTLIYGVVAVTIMVILKKINPRIPNVLVAVAITTVVSYFTGFNNDAKVPVQTIQVPGIEQTIEKFNHYVTEINTLGEERAALGKQVDEVAKEQKGHGAGASLELIKMKSEVAMLTARMDQAKHEAHLVRSDLRLLKFEAVKDGDSYTFYPKNNIPAGINTDGETWRIKVGNSPLKVDNIMMMGGGAVVGQIPEGLPSFTVPQLSVKSFSKLFPTAIIISLLGFMEAIAIAKAMAAKTGQKLDPNQELIGQGLANIFGSIGSSYSVSGSFSRSAVNLQAGAVSGVSSVVTSAMVVITLLFFTPLLYHLPQAVLAAVIMMAVIGLVNIKGFAHAWHAQWYDGAISIFSFLVTLYFAPHLDKGIMVGVALSMGVFLYKSMRPVVASLSMNEDKVLTSSEHYRLKGCRHISVVRFDGALFFANASYLDEQVAKFRTEQPDLRYILLDARGINDMDASGEEALSLVYDRLNSAKIGFAMCGIKGQVMAVMERTHLIDKIGRENIYAGTKDAVTSITDKVHLNTDLPAQGCKACPLTKYIPASA from the coding sequence ATGATTTTTAAATTTTTTCCGTTTTTGTTGTGGTTCAAAGACTACGGGGTCGGTAAGTTTAAGACCGACTTCCTTGCCGGTCTCACCGTTGCCCTGGTCCTGATTCCCCAATCAATGGCCTATGCACAGCTTGCAGGCTTACCAGCTTATTATGGTCTGTATGCCGCTTTTCTACCACCAATGATTGCTTCACTTTTTGGTTCCAGCAGGCAGTTGGCAACCGGCCCGGTTGCGGTTGTGTCTCTGATGTCAGCCGCCTCTCTTGAGCCTCTTGCTACAGCCGGATCGCCTGAATTTATCGCCTACTCTATTGTTTTGGCTCTGGTAGTTGGTATCTTCCAGTTTTCACTTGGTGTTCTGCGCCTGGGTCTGGTTGTTAATTTTCTCTCCCATCCTGTTGTCAATGGCTTTACAAATGCCGCAGCGATTATCATCGCTTCATCTCAGTTTTCCAAATTCTTCGGGGTCTATGTTGACAAAGCTCCACATCATTACGAGACCATGGTGAGAGTCGCTCAGGCTGCCATGGATTACACCCACATACCTACCTTGATATATGGCGTCGTCGCTGTAACCATCATGGTAATTCTGAAAAAAATTAACCCGCGCATCCCCAACGTCCTCGTTGCTGTCGCAATTACCACCGTTGTTTCTTATTTCACAGGTTTCAATAATGACGCTAAAGTTCCTGTGCAAACCATTCAGGTCCCTGGCATCGAACAGACAATTGAAAAGTTCAACCACTATGTTACAGAAATTAACACATTAGGTGAAGAACGCGCCGCCTTAGGAAAACAAGTTGATGAAGTGGCAAAAGAACAAAAAGGGCATGGTGCAGGTGCATCCCTTGAACTTATCAAAATGAAGAGTGAAGTTGCCATGCTCACCGCCAGAATGGATCAAGCTAAACATGAGGCACATCTTGTTCGCTCAGATTTGCGACTGCTTAAATTTGAAGCCGTTAAAGATGGCGACTCGTACACCTTCTACCCCAAAAATAATATTCCGGCTGGAATAAACACTGATGGTGAAACCTGGAGAATTAAAGTCGGCAACTCACCTTTAAAAGTAGACAATATCATGATGATGGGCGGTGGCGCAGTCGTAGGTCAAATCCCTGAAGGCCTGCCATCCTTTACAGTCCCCCAACTATCAGTTAAGAGTTTTTCAAAACTCTTTCCAACCGCTATTATCATTTCACTTTTAGGTTTCATGGAGGCAATTGCAATTGCCAAAGCCATGGCTGCCAAAACAGGTCAGAAGCTTGACCCGAATCAGGAGTTGATCGGCCAGGGTCTTGCCAATATTTTTGGATCAATAGGCAGCAGTTACTCGGTATCAGGCTCTTTTTCACGCTCTGCCGTAAACCTCCAGGCTGGTGCTGTTTCCGGTGTTTCTTCCGTTGTCACCTCGGCAATGGTTGTTATAACACTGCTTTTTTTCACTCCTCTGCTGTATCACCTGCCCCAGGCAGTTCTGGCCGCTGTTATCATGATGGCCGTCATCGGCCTAGTTAATATTAAGGGTTTTGCGCACGCCTGGCACGCCCAGTGGTATGACGGTGCCATTTCAATATTCAGCTTCCTGGTTACCCTCTATTTTGCCCCGCACCTTGATAAAGGCATTATGGTAGGCGTAGCGCTTTCCATGGGTGTATTCCTCTATAAATCAATGCGACCAGTAGTGGCAAGCCTCTCAATGAACGAAGACAAAGTCCTCACCAGTTCAGAACACTACAGGTTAAAAGGCTGTCGTCATATCTCCGTTGTCCGTTTCGATGGAGCACTCTTTTTTGCCAATGCCTCATATCTTGACGAACAAGTTGCTAAGTTCCGAACAGAACAACCAGATCTCCGGTATATTCTTCTTGATGCCAGAGGGATTAATGATATGGATGCTTCTGGGGAGGAGGCACTCTCACTTGTATATGATCGCCTTAACAGCGCTAAAATTGGTTTTGCCATGTGCGGCATAAAGGGCCAGGTCATGGCGGTTATGGAGCGAACCCATCTAATTGATAAAATTGGCCGTGAAAATATCTATGCAGGGACCAAAGATGCTGTCACATCAATCACCGACAAGGTTCACCTAAATACTGATCTCCCAGCACAAGGCTGCAAGGCCTGTCCGCTGACCAAATATATCCCAGCGTCTGCCTAA
- a CDS encoding hydrogenase, which translates to MLKVLKNRLEQGNRTSKYPKVPINLYNRYRGLPQINPDCDSATIKACATACPQEAIDASSCKIDLGKCVFCGQCETQSKGEFVKFTQNFEMGVANKNDLLTGGSLPALAEHSKKHFKKLFGRSLQLRQISAAGCNACEADTNVLNTPFFDLSRFGIQFVASPRHADGIHVTGPISRNMHAATITTFEAVPSPKVVIASGSCAISGGPFYGSDDIIGDLNSIIPVDLYIPGCPPHPITTLHALLKYFK; encoded by the coding sequence ATGCTAAAAGTACTTAAAAATAGACTCGAACAAGGCAACAGGACATCTAAGTATCCTAAAGTGCCAATTAATCTCTATAACCGATATAGAGGCCTACCACAGATTAATCCTGATTGTGATTCCGCCACTATTAAGGCTTGCGCCACTGCCTGTCCGCAAGAAGCAATAGACGCGTCAAGCTGCAAAATCGACCTCGGCAAATGCGTATTCTGCGGCCAGTGCGAAACACAATCAAAGGGCGAGTTTGTAAAATTTACTCAGAACTTTGAAATGGGTGTAGCCAATAAAAACGATCTCCTCACCGGCGGGTCACTTCCGGCCCTGGCAGAGCATTCCAAAAAACATTTCAAGAAACTCTTTGGCCGTTCACTTCAGTTGCGTCAAATATCAGCAGCTGGCTGTAATGCCTGTGAAGCCGATACAAACGTTCTCAATACCCCGTTTTTTGATCTGTCTCGTTTTGGAATACAATTTGTCGCCTCCCCGCGCCACGCTGATGGCATCCATGTTACCGGACCAATTTCAAGAAATATGCATGCAGCAACCATAACAACTTTTGAGGCTGTTCCAAGCCCCAAGGTTGTTATTGCCAGTGGATCATGCGCGATTTCCGGCGGCCCGTTTTATGGAAGCGATGATATTATTGGCGACCTCAACAGTATTATTCCCGTGGATCTTTATATCCCAGGATGTCCGCCTCACCCAATAACCACACTGCATGCTTTATTGAAGTACTTCAAATAG